Proteins co-encoded in one Acidimicrobiia bacterium genomic window:
- a CDS encoding ECF transporter S component, which produces MITRHARPLLVYVLMVVLGAAAFLYPFWLPATAFSSQAHSGDAPLVAALVGALVIVAVALEVRRGTMNGATVAILGMLSACAGLLRLLDLPGGGSGIFFLIVLAGAAFGPRFGLLLGLCSMTVSAVITGGIGPWLPFQMLALAWMGGLAGLVGLWTARLRPRAEVLALAAYGWIWGFVYGAIMNLWFWPFARGGALDWHPGLGFTETLHRYWSFYVATSLGWDAAAAITNALLILITGAALLRTLRRFAHRLEPAVVFEPASLESV; this is translated from the coding sequence GTGATCACAAGACACGCGCGCCCGTTGCTCGTATACGTGCTCATGGTCGTGCTGGGCGCGGCGGCGTTCCTCTACCCGTTCTGGCTCCCGGCCACTGCGTTCTCGAGCCAGGCCCACAGCGGCGACGCGCCGCTCGTGGCCGCGCTCGTTGGTGCGCTCGTCATCGTCGCGGTCGCGCTCGAGGTTCGGCGCGGCACGATGAACGGCGCGACCGTCGCGATTCTCGGCATGCTGTCGGCGTGCGCGGGACTGCTCCGGCTCCTCGACCTCCCGGGCGGCGGCAGCGGGATCTTCTTCCTCATCGTGCTCGCCGGCGCGGCCTTCGGCCCGCGCTTCGGGCTGCTGCTCGGGCTGTGCTCGATGACAGTGTCGGCCGTGATCACCGGTGGGATCGGACCGTGGCTGCCGTTCCAGATGCTGGCGCTGGCGTGGATGGGCGGGCTCGCCGGGCTCGTCGGCCTGTGGACCGCTCGGCTGCGACCGCGCGCGGAAGTGCTCGCCCTCGCCGCGTACGGCTGGATCTGGGGGTTCGTCTACGGGGCGATCATGAACTTGTGGTTCTGGCCGTTCGCGCGTGGCGGCGCGCTCGACTGGCATCCTGGCCTCGGCTTCACCGAGACGCTCCACCGCTACTGGTCGTTCTACGTCGCGACGTCGCTCGGCTGGGACGCCGCGGCCGCGATCACGAACGCGCTGCTCATCCTGATCACCGGCGCCGCGCTCCTCCGCACCCTCCGCCGCTTCGCACACCGCCTCGAACCCGCCGTGGTCTTCGAACCGGCGTCGTTGGAGTCGGTATAA
- a CDS encoding ATP-binding cassette domain-containing protein, with amino-acid sequence MEPVIRTEKLTKVYPNGVRAVENLDLEVQRGEIFGFLGPNGAGKTTTVGMLTTRVIPTSGRAFVGGVDVVAHPTAAKQVIGVVPQTNTLDRSLDLWENLYFHGRFFSMPAATAKAEATRLLERFRLADRAHDRIESLSGGMAQRLMVARAIMHRPATLFLDEPTAGLDPQSRIAVWEILRELHGDGQTIMMNTHYMEEADNLCDRVAIIDRGHLLALGSPAELKRTVGADTVVTISAAGDLDALARALTADLPDVQRVDRVDSTVRVSVRGSEGVLPAVFTAAERRGFDVTDLSVAEPSLETVFINLTGKDLRE; translated from the coding sequence ATGGAGCCGGTCATCCGCACCGAGAAGCTCACCAAGGTGTACCCCAACGGTGTGCGAGCGGTCGAGAATCTCGACCTCGAGGTGCAGCGCGGCGAGATCTTCGGGTTCCTCGGGCCCAACGGCGCCGGCAAGACCACCACCGTCGGCATGCTCACAACGCGAGTGATCCCCACCAGCGGTCGCGCGTTCGTGGGCGGCGTCGACGTGGTCGCGCACCCCACTGCGGCCAAGCAGGTGATCGGCGTCGTTCCCCAGACGAACACGCTCGACCGTTCACTCGACTTATGGGAGAACCTCTACTTCCACGGACGGTTCTTCTCGATGCCCGCCGCCACCGCGAAGGCGGAAGCCACGCGCTTGCTCGAGCGTTTCCGTCTGGCCGACCGCGCGCACGATCGAATCGAATCCCTCTCGGGCGGCATGGCGCAACGCCTGATGGTGGCGCGGGCGATCATGCACCGGCCCGCGACGCTCTTCCTCGACGAACCCACCGCAGGGCTCGATCCGCAGAGCCGCATCGCAGTCTGGGAGATCCTGCGCGAGCTTCACGGCGACGGTCAGACGATCATGATGAACACTCACTACATGGAAGAGGCCGACAATCTCTGTGATCGCGTCGCGATCATCGACCGCGGGCACCTGCTCGCACTGGGAAGCCCCGCCGAGCTCAAGCGGACCGTCGGCGCCGACACGGTGGTCACGATCTCGGCGGCAGGCGACCTCGACGCACTTGCCCGCGCGCTCACCGCCGACTTGCCCGACGTTCAGCGTGTTGATCGCGTCGACAGCACCGTCCGAGTCTCGGTGCGCGGGAGTGAGGGTGTCTTGCCTGCAGTGTTCACCGCCGCCGAGCGGCGCGGCTTCGACGTCACCGATCTTTCGGTCGCCGAGCCGTCGCTCGAGACGGTGTTCATCAACCTCACCGGAAAGGACCTCCGCGAATGA
- a CDS encoding ATP-binding cassette domain-containing protein, whose translation MSAISMRGVSYAYPDTPGAALAHADLDVEPGELLLVVGTSGSGKSTLLRCVNGLVPHSSGGRFAGEVVVFGRSTRSHHPRELADVVGFVAQDPESQFVVDHVERDVAFVLENLGFAPEAMRRRVEETLDALGIAHLRDRDPSTLSGGEQQRCVIAGALAAAPSALVLDEPTSQLDPQGADDVLGALTRLNADLGTTVLLAEHRLERAAPLADRTVIVEGGSVGTPGAPGVVLADYPGAPSVTRLGRVLGWDPPPLTVRDARGWAARMPVELPDPVEPSTSAPGELLLSARGLRAELGGRMVLRDVTVDLHRGDVVALLGRNGSGKSTLLRVLAGLLDPAGGRVTLADGARAAYVPQNPNALLFEPTVRREIEETLRLLGTHDHGDVDRWLDALGLHDLASRHPRSLSGGERQRIAIAAVAVGGAPVLLLDEPTRGMDASSRAALDRAVGLHARGGGAVVLATHDVELAARCATRAVVLGDGDVVAEGNARHVLAGSLFAPQVLRVLPPFLTVEEVEREVATPRTEQ comes from the coding sequence ATGAGCGCGATCTCGATGCGGGGGGTGTCGTACGCGTACCCGGACACGCCGGGTGCCGCGCTCGCCCACGCCGACCTCGACGTCGAGCCCGGCGAGCTCCTCCTGGTGGTCGGCACGTCGGGCTCGGGGAAGAGCACGCTGCTGCGCTGCGTGAACGGCCTCGTCCCGCACTCGAGTGGTGGCCGGTTCGCAGGCGAGGTCGTCGTGTTCGGACGCTCCACGCGCTCGCACCACCCGCGCGAGCTCGCCGACGTCGTCGGCTTTGTCGCGCAAGACCCTGAATCGCAGTTCGTCGTCGACCACGTGGAACGCGATGTGGCGTTCGTGCTCGAGAACCTGGGCTTCGCGCCCGAAGCCATGCGGCGACGCGTGGAGGAAACGCTCGACGCGCTCGGGATCGCACACCTGCGCGACCGTGATCCCTCCACACTTTCCGGCGGTGAGCAGCAACGGTGTGTGATCGCGGGCGCTCTCGCCGCGGCGCCCTCGGCTCTCGTGCTCGACGAGCCCACGTCGCAGCTCGACCCGCAGGGTGCCGACGACGTACTCGGCGCGCTCACCCGTCTCAACGCCGACCTCGGCACCACCGTGCTGCTCGCGGAGCACCGGCTCGAGCGCGCCGCTCCGCTCGCCGACCGTACCGTGATCGTCGAGGGCGGAAGTGTGGGCACGCCCGGTGCTCCCGGCGTCGTGCTCGCCGACTACCCCGGCGCACCGAGTGTGACGCGGCTCGGTCGCGTGCTCGGCTGGGACCCTCCCCCGCTCACCGTGCGCGACGCGCGCGGATGGGCGGCGCGAATGCCCGTCGAGCTCCCTGATCCCGTCGAGCCTTCGACCAGCGCACCAGGCGAACTGCTGCTCTCGGCGCGAGGCCTGCGCGCAGAGCTCGGTGGGCGGATGGTCCTCCGCGACGTCACCGTCGACCTGCATCGCGGCGACGTGGTCGCGCTGCTCGGGCGGAACGGTTCGGGCAAGTCCACGTTGCTCCGGGTCCTCGCCGGTCTGCTGGATCCGGCGGGCGGCCGTGTGACCCTTGCCGACGGTGCACGAGCCGCGTACGTCCCCCAGAACCCGAACGCGCTGCTCTTCGAGCCCACCGTCCGCCGCGAGATCGAGGAGACGCTGCGGCTGCTCGGCACCCACGATCACGGCGACGTCGACCGCTGGCTCGACGCGCTCGGCCTGCACGACCTCGCGTCGCGTCACCCGCGCAGCCTGTCGGGCGGCGAACGCCAGCGCATCGCGATCGCCGCGGTCGCGGTCGGTGGTGCGCCGGTGCTGCTGCTCGACGAGCCCACGCGCGGCATGGACGCGTCGTCACGAGCCGCGCTCGACCGCGCCGTCGGGCTGCACGCGCGCGGCGGCGGCGCGGTGGTGCTCGCGACGCACGATGTGGAGCTCGCGGCGCGCTGCGCGACACGCGCCGTCGTGCTCGGCGACGGTGACGTCGTCGCCGAAGGGAACGCGCGCCATGTGCTCGCCGGGTCGCTGTTCGCGCCCCAAGTGCTGCGGGTCCTGCCACCGTTCCTCACGGTCGAGGAAGTCGAACGGGAAGTCGCGACGCCGAGGACGGAGCAGTGA
- a CDS encoding MBL fold metallo-hydrolase gives MIFDLGTGLRNYGEQLAREGRLPGYHATVLLSHLHWDHIQGLPFFAPMAAGGGTIEVYGPEQAEGPLDVVFDGVMRPPYFPIRADELRGAVSFEGVGRDDFPLNGAKVRSRWVRHTDPTLGFRVEVEGVSVAYLSDHGPGTVPDDPDDFVPTDVLELCDGVDLLIHDAQHTTDEYELKRNWGHCTIEYAIHVAREAGARELALFHHCPSHGDDRVDEILRDARDFSARIGGPEVFAAADSMQHLVLPRSARSA, from the coding sequence ATGATCTTCGACCTCGGCACCGGGCTGCGCAACTACGGCGAGCAGCTCGCACGCGAGGGGCGCCTCCCGGGTTACCACGCGACGGTGCTGCTCTCGCACCTCCACTGGGACCACATCCAGGGGCTCCCGTTCTTCGCGCCGATGGCTGCGGGCGGCGGCACGATCGAGGTGTACGGCCCGGAGCAGGCGGAAGGCCCGCTCGACGTGGTGTTCGACGGCGTGATGCGACCGCCCTACTTCCCGATTCGCGCTGACGAACTGCGGGGCGCGGTCTCGTTCGAGGGTGTCGGCAGGGACGACTTCCCGCTCAACGGCGCGAAGGTACGCTCACGTTGGGTGCGTCACACCGACCCCACGCTCGGGTTCCGGGTCGAGGTGGAGGGCGTGTCGGTCGCATACCTTTCCGATCACGGCCCGGGCACGGTCCCCGACGACCCCGACGACTTCGTCCCGACCGACGTGCTCGAGCTCTGTGACGGCGTCGACCTGCTTATCCACGACGCGCAGCACACCACCGACGAGTACGAGCTGAAGCGCAACTGGGGCCACTGCACGATCGAGTACGCGATCCATGTCGCGCGCGAAGCGGGCGCACGCGAGCTCGCATTGTTCCACCACTGTCCGTCGCACGGCGACGACAGAGTCGACGAGATCCTGCGCGACGCGCGCGACTTCTCGGCGCGGATCGGCGGGCCCGAGGTGTTCGCGGCCGCCGACAGCATGCAACACCTGGTGCTGCCGCGCTCGGCGCGCAGTGCCTGA
- a CDS encoding HIT family protein: MTTGCDFCSIVAGEVAAHFVLDTSSVVAFLDHRPLFAGHTLVLPREHVPTLRDLPDSLRDELFAQTQAVAAAVQDAMGAQGSFVALNNVVSQSVPHVHVHAVPRNRRDGLRGFFWPRTKYGSEEEMAACAVAIRAALAKGATM, encoded by the coding sequence ATGACGACGGGTTGCGACTTCTGCTCGATCGTCGCCGGCGAGGTCGCCGCACACTTCGTGCTCGACACGTCGAGCGTCGTGGCCTTCCTCGATCACCGCCCGCTCTTCGCCGGTCACACGCTCGTGCTCCCACGCGAGCACGTGCCGACCCTGCGCGACCTGCCCGACTCACTCCGTGACGAGCTCTTCGCCCAGACCCAGGCAGTCGCCGCGGCCGTGCAGGACGCGATGGGCGCCCAGGGCTCGTTCGTCGCCCTGAACAACGTGGTGAGCCAGAGCGTGCCGCACGTGCACGTGCACGCCGTTCCCCGGAACCGCAGGGACGGCCTTCGGGGCTTCTTCTGGCCCCGCACGAAGTATGGGAGCGAGGAGGAGATGGCGGCGTGCGCGGTGGCGATCCGGGCTGCCCTTGCCAAGGGCGCAACGATGTAA
- a CDS encoding ABC transporter permease, with amino-acid sequence MTATSTTRATLAPTCSPVAAARTAFAALLMRDLVVVRKTWKEVVPRSLMQPFLLVFVFAYVFPKIGQGIGGRLGETDFSTLLVAGVVGLAIMFQGIQSVAIPMVQEFGYTREIEDRVQAPLPVSLLAVEKAVAGAVNGLFAAVLVFPIAAIVPATPVNLNVNWLELLTIVPIGCYMCGALGLTFGTRFEPRTVPMLFGIFVLPITFLGAVYYSWSTLEPVRWVQILVLANPLVYLCEGLRAALTTSPHMSLWAVYPAMLGFSALFTWLGINGFKKRVLS; translated from the coding sequence ATGACCGCCACGTCCACCACTCGCGCCACGCTCGCCCCCACCTGCAGCCCAGTTGCCGCGGCACGCACGGCGTTCGCCGCGTTGCTCATGCGCGACCTCGTTGTCGTGCGCAAGACGTGGAAGGAGGTCGTCCCGCGGTCGCTGATGCAGCCGTTCCTGCTCGTCTTCGTGTTCGCCTACGTGTTCCCGAAGATCGGCCAAGGGATCGGCGGACGGCTGGGTGAGACTGATTTCTCCACGTTGCTCGTGGCGGGAGTGGTCGGGCTGGCGATCATGTTCCAGGGCATCCAGTCGGTCGCGATCCCGATGGTGCAGGAGTTCGGGTACACCCGGGAGATCGAGGACCGCGTGCAAGCGCCGTTGCCGGTGTCGCTGCTCGCGGTGGAGAAGGCGGTCGCGGGTGCAGTGAACGGGCTGTTCGCGGCGGTGCTCGTGTTCCCGATCGCGGCGATCGTGCCTGCCACTCCGGTCAACCTCAACGTGAACTGGCTCGAGCTGCTCACGATCGTGCCCATCGGGTGCTACATGTGCGGCGCGCTCGGGCTCACATTCGGCACGCGGTTCGAGCCGCGCACCGTGCCGATGTTGTTCGGCATCTTCGTGCTCCCGATCACGTTCCTCGGCGCCGTCTACTACAGCTGGTCGACGCTCGAGCCGGTCCGGTGGGTCCAGATCCTCGTGCTGGCGAACCCGCTCGTGTATCTGTGCGAAGGCCTGCGCGCCGCGCTCACGACCAGCCCGCACATGAGCTTGTGGGCGGTCTATCCCGCGATGCTGGGGTTCTCCGCGTTGTTTACCTGGCTCGGGATCAACGGCTTCAAGAAGCGCGTGCTGAGCTGA
- a CDS encoding MaoC family dehydratase has protein sequence MATHERPFGRHFEDFEPGDVYKHWPGRTITEADDHLFCLITMNHHPLHLDEWYAETQTQFGKNVVVGNLVYSLVLGMSVPDVSGAAIANLEVEALRHERPTFHGDTIYAETKVLEKRASESRPDRGVVTVETRGFNQRGEEVCYFRRKVMVHKREAAPARRRPYTSPE, from the coding sequence ATGGCGACCCATGAACGGCCGTTCGGGCGGCACTTCGAGGATTTCGAGCCCGGCGACGTGTACAAGCACTGGCCGGGCAGGACGATCACCGAAGCCGACGACCACCTCTTCTGCTTGATCACGATGAACCACCATCCGCTGCACCTCGACGAGTGGTACGCGGAGACGCAGACACAGTTCGGGAAGAACGTGGTGGTGGGCAACCTCGTGTACTCGTTGGTCCTCGGTATGAGCGTGCCCGACGTGAGCGGCGCCGCGATCGCGAACCTCGAAGTGGAGGCGCTCCGTCACGAGCGCCCGACGTTCCACGGCGACACGATCTACGCAGAGACGAAGGTGCTCGAGAAGCGCGCTTCGGAGAGCCGCCCCGACCGTGGCGTGGTCACGGTGGAAACGCGCGGCTTCAACCAGCGCGGTGAAGAGGTCTGTTACTTCCGCCGGAAGGTGATGGTGCACAAGCGCGAGGCGGCTCCGGCCCGCCGGCGGCCCTACACGTCACCCGAGTAG
- a CDS encoding flavin reductase family protein, translating into MPDEIVTPDDRRFRDVFGHFATGVTIITAMDGDEPVGMAANSFTSLSLDPPLVLFCVAHSSTTWPRIEQARKFAVNILGEEHEELSRLFAQRGADRFGVTPWHRGVSGSPVLDEAIAYMDCEFEAEYPGGDHKIIVGSVLDLDMREDARPLLFFRGTYLRIGDP; encoded by the coding sequence GTGCCTGACGAGATCGTCACTCCCGACGATCGTCGCTTCCGCGATGTGTTCGGTCACTTCGCAACCGGTGTGACCATCATCACCGCGATGGACGGCGACGAGCCAGTGGGCATGGCCGCCAACTCTTTTACGTCGCTGTCGCTCGATCCGCCACTAGTGCTCTTCTGCGTCGCGCACTCGTCCACCACGTGGCCGCGGATCGAGCAGGCGCGCAAGTTCGCCGTCAACATCCTGGGCGAGGAGCACGAGGAGCTGTCGCGCCTGTTCGCCCAACGCGGCGCCGACCGCTTCGGGGTGACGCCCTGGCACCGTGGCGTGTCGGGATCACCGGTACTCGACGAGGCCATCGCCTACATGGACTGCGAGTTCGAGGCGGAGTACCCCGGTGGCGATCACAAGATCATCGTCGGCAGCGTGCTCGACCTCGACATGCGCGAAGACGCCCGCCCCCTCCTCTTCTTCCGCGGCACGTACTTACGAATTGGCGACCCCTGA